The following are from one region of the Pantoea cypripedii genome:
- the traF gene encoding type-F conjugative transfer system pilin assembly protein TraF, translating into MKKRLCFTLLFIVLPLCAEQEKPDGYHYLPAVGWYWYNRPQPVEEEEAETPAQEQIPDTPTSRMSRLQAFRDNLMNEAMLHPSAENIRRYKIVQDWMVNQASVFAARWEKVLLDNPELDYSLTHPIYNGTANIQHIRQRQRQQEAIRFVNQRYGVFFFYRGQEPLDNRLGSVVKEFSAQYGLTVVPITIDGRINPDLPDSRLDSGQAGNMRIEHFPAIYLVESNSKRYQPLAYGFITQDDLARRMLNVVTDFSPED; encoded by the coding sequence ATGAAGAAACGACTCTGCTTTACTCTGTTGTTCATCGTGCTGCCGCTCTGTGCAGAACAGGAGAAGCCAGACGGCTATCACTACCTGCCCGCTGTCGGCTGGTACTGGTATAACCGGCCGCAGCCCGTTGAAGAGGAAGAGGCGGAAACTCCCGCCCAGGAACAAATCCCGGATACGCCGACCAGCCGAATGAGCCGTCTGCAGGCATTCCGCGACAACCTCATGAATGAAGCGATGCTGCACCCCTCAGCTGAGAATATCCGGCGCTACAAAATCGTGCAGGACTGGATGGTGAACCAGGCCAGCGTGTTTGCCGCTCGCTGGGAAAAAGTCCTGCTGGATAACCCGGAACTGGATTACAGCCTGACGCATCCGATCTACAACGGCACGGCGAATATCCAGCACATCCGCCAGCGGCAGAGACAGCAGGAGGCGATCCGCTTCGTCAATCAGCGGTATGGCGTGTTCTTCTTTTACCGGGGGCAGGAGCCACTGGATAACCGTCTGGGCAGCGTGGTGAAGGAGTTCAGCGCACAGTACGGTCTGACTGTTGTCCCGATAACCATCGACGGGCGAATAAACCCGGACCTGCCCGACAGCCGCCTGGACAGCGGCCAGGCCGGGAACATGCGGATCGAACACTTCCCGGCCATCTATCTGGTGGAATCGAACAGCAAAAGATACCAGCCACTGGCCTATGGCTTTATCACCCAGGATGACCTTGCACGCCGCATGCTCAACGTCGTGACAGACTTTTCACCGGAGGATTAA
- a CDS encoding conjugal transfer protein TraH yields the protein MTGSRMMGWFLTGLCTSLPVMADVKSDINRFFNDMGGGNYTQPAAWQGQSAGYLTGGNLFIRTPVRNIQLISVPLPDIKSGCGGIDAYLGSFSFINSDSIKIMGKQILSNAAGYAFDLGLETICPQCKSVKDYLQKLAADTNNMNISTCQAAQSIVGGLWPKTQAASTQICQDLGTRHDVFSDWAASRQGCGVGGQTDSVFSKATEEEKRRIPRNRNLTWDSFSKLNQFFSNDRLLKEFLMSMVGTVIYDDRGNPTFLQPRGGSESMFNTLLNGGTEKIYRCNDNDTCLSPVVASLTLAEQDGMTGQVRNMLNDIFDKSRSDMALSENERALISSTRVRILRYTIDSASVGLDQSVVSSLAEYIAADMVMSYINGLIDVAASGAAGTLDTEEENKHFRENLRQVRNELSQRVARIQVQQNGLAEYDRSLREIRQQLSTSLSDHMMASYEFGG from the coding sequence ATGACGGGATCACGGATGATGGGCTGGTTCCTGACTGGTCTCTGCACTTCGCTGCCCGTAATGGCTGATGTAAAGAGCGATATTAACCGCTTTTTTAATGACATGGGCGGCGGCAACTATACCCAGCCAGCCGCCTGGCAGGGCCAGTCTGCCGGGTATCTTACTGGCGGTAACCTGTTTATCCGCACCCCGGTGCGCAATATCCAGCTTATCTCCGTCCCCCTGCCCGATATCAAATCCGGCTGTGGCGGCATCGATGCTTACCTTGGATCGTTCAGCTTCATTAACAGCGACAGCATCAAAATCATGGGCAAGCAGATCCTGAGTAACGCGGCAGGTTATGCCTTTGATCTCGGGCTGGAGACCATCTGCCCGCAGTGCAAATCCGTGAAGGATTATCTGCAGAAGCTGGCGGCAGATACCAACAATATGAACATTTCGACCTGCCAGGCGGCGCAGTCCATCGTGGGTGGCCTGTGGCCTAAAACCCAGGCCGCGAGTACTCAAATCTGTCAGGACCTGGGCACCCGACATGACGTGTTTTCGGACTGGGCAGCCTCGCGCCAGGGTTGTGGTGTAGGTGGGCAAACGGACAGCGTGTTCAGTAAAGCCACCGAAGAAGAGAAGCGACGTATTCCACGCAATCGTAACCTCACCTGGGACTCGTTCAGCAAACTGAATCAGTTCTTCAGCAACGACCGGCTGCTGAAGGAGTTTCTGATGTCGATGGTGGGCACGGTGATTTATGACGACAGGGGCAATCCGACCTTCCTGCAACCGCGCGGCGGCAGCGAATCCATGTTCAACACGCTGCTCAACGGCGGTACGGAGAAGATCTACCGCTGTAATGACAACGATACTTGTCTGTCGCCGGTGGTCGCCAGTCTGACCCTGGCGGAGCAGGATGGCATGACCGGGCAGGTGCGCAATATGCTCAACGATATCTTCGACAAGAGCCGCAGTGATATGGCGTTGTCGGAGAACGAGAGGGCGCTGATCAGCAGTACCCGTGTTCGTATCCTGCGCTACACCATCGATTCTGCATCCGTCGGACTGGATCAGAGCGTGGTCAGCAGCCTGGCTGAGTACATTGCTGCCGACATGGTGATGTCCTATATCAATGGACTGATTGATGTGGCAGCCAGCGGAGCCGCGGGCACGCTGGACACCGAAGAGGAAAATAAGCACTTCCGCGAGAATCTGCGTCAGGTCAGAAACGAGCTGAGTCAGCGGGTGGCGCGTATCCAGGTGCAACAGAATGGCCTGGCGGAGTACGATCGCAGCCTGCGGGAGATCCGGCAGCAACTCTCAACCTCACTGTCCGATCATATGATGGCCAGCTATGAGTTCGGGGGCTGA
- the traG gene encoding conjugal transfer mating-pair stabilization protein TraG encodes MALDIWVVSAGSMITMGLNAVATLMQNGGWRTVLWIAELLGVLLCAFAYIRSHDLKVMFAWGLTFTLVTALLLTPKVTVIVNDLTAPENIGRVDNVPVGLAAPLYLITGIGYTLATGYEDTFHFPNERAYTRSGMMFASKLMQDSFTIDSRDPVLAFNLVEYTKNCVVPDIMLNHKYSYQDVMESGEVQAVIFSQPSPLRGVYWRDASGSIFMFCREAAPRLKALLQAESSSTGTTFMSHAVKMLPGNNAPQTVYAEQLAGSYSYFFNSSKSAQAIMLQNIAVAGLRRGMSSYMKGMNDTASMVDIASETSLMKLRLSHAVSYAIATEVLPQLHTVLLLFSVCIFPVMVLALYVRELAWPVCRSYLNFMGSLMLWPIMFAIFNFAVNFSTQNSFHAAGPTLSNMNRLMETSSTTAGIAGWLMMSIPFLAFRLFTALGSGFASLSSSLGSALSSSASADSSAVASGNLSAGNVQVDNVNGFKTNLNRDYREGMTTQQLGNGALESQTNNGQTVFDTSGAISRLPVDLHLDRHLASTAQQMTRDSMSQTESALQGYNHSLQKSGSQLRQFHEQYGNSDSSTLSASTGLSITEAEKVSRMQNVAEDYATRNHISLNQAYSELEDKSRSLAANAGVRGQAGIDSSKALWGRAGQWITGASAKGDIHSGIELTGRTGSHSQTTESGSKGQDTSQTLSARESLDFSQGMDVLRNYSLTFNGQHVDNNAAGLMHQVSSGITTSDSQYQQYTTSQSHTHELQRMASETETLSTGVRENYTQQFVEWVRQKDPGGAQAILTNTADSGVARQREEMVQAFVQDKLQGRIGDDYTRHSGQTGQGMVIPVNAAEARSGQAYEEAGEQIDAGHALHNIRTDVKKEVDAQQTIVKDRETYTKGELLEGGKITDAGKAERQSDYGKTGKNYEDNEHLSRSSQKNMLPKELSDWLHKDDKK; translated from the coding sequence ATGGCGCTCGATATCTGGGTGGTTAGTGCCGGCAGCATGATCACCATGGGTCTCAATGCCGTCGCCACCCTGATGCAAAATGGTGGCTGGCGCACGGTGCTGTGGATTGCCGAATTGCTGGGAGTGCTGCTTTGCGCGTTTGCCTACATCCGCAGCCACGATCTGAAGGTTATGTTTGCCTGGGGGCTGACGTTTACGCTGGTGACGGCACTGCTGCTGACGCCAAAAGTCACTGTCATCGTTAACGATCTGACAGCGCCGGAGAATATCGGGCGGGTTGATAATGTGCCTGTGGGGCTGGCCGCACCGCTTTACCTGATTACCGGCATCGGTTACACCCTGGCAACCGGGTATGAGGACACTTTCCATTTCCCGAACGAACGCGCGTACACCAGAAGCGGGATGATGTTCGCCTCAAAGCTGATGCAGGACAGCTTCACTATCGACAGCCGGGATCCGGTACTTGCCTTCAATCTGGTGGAATACACGAAGAACTGTGTGGTGCCGGATATCATGCTCAACCATAAATACAGTTACCAGGACGTGATGGAGTCCGGCGAGGTACAGGCGGTGATTTTCAGCCAGCCGAGTCCATTGCGCGGGGTGTACTGGCGCGATGCCAGTGGCAGCATCTTTATGTTCTGCCGCGAAGCTGCTCCCAGACTGAAGGCTCTGCTGCAGGCGGAAAGCAGCAGTACCGGTACCACCTTTATGAGCCATGCCGTGAAGATGCTGCCGGGTAATAACGCGCCACAGACGGTATATGCCGAACAGCTGGCAGGATCTTACAGTTATTTTTTCAACAGCAGTAAATCGGCCCAGGCCATTATGCTGCAGAACATTGCGGTTGCCGGGCTGCGACGCGGTATGAGCAGTTATATGAAAGGGATGAATGATACCGCCTCGATGGTGGATATCGCATCGGAAACCTCCCTGATGAAGCTGCGTTTGTCCCATGCTGTCAGCTATGCCATTGCCACCGAAGTGCTGCCACAGCTGCACACGGTTCTGCTGCTGTTCAGCGTATGCATTTTCCCGGTGATGGTGCTGGCGCTTTACGTGCGCGAACTTGCCTGGCCGGTGTGCCGCAGTTACCTGAATTTTATGGGCAGCCTGATGCTATGGCCCATCATGTTCGCCATCTTCAATTTTGCCGTGAACTTCAGCACCCAGAACAGCTTTCACGCCGCTGGCCCGACGCTCTCCAACATGAACCGCCTGATGGAGACCAGTTCCACAACCGCGGGTATTGCTGGCTGGCTGATGATGTCGATCCCGTTCCTTGCCTTCAGGCTGTTTACCGCGCTCGGCTCCGGTTTTGCCAGCCTCAGCTCAAGCCTGGGCAGCGCACTCAGCAGTTCAGCGTCTGCTGATTCGTCGGCCGTTGCTTCCGGCAATCTCAGTGCCGGTAACGTACAGGTGGATAATGTTAACGGCTTCAAGACCAACCTCAATCGTGACTACCGTGAGGGGATGACGACACAGCAGCTGGGTAACGGGGCACTGGAATCACAAACCAACAATGGTCAGACGGTGTTTGATACGTCCGGAGCGATCAGCCGGTTGCCGGTCGATCTGCATCTTGATCGCCATCTTGCCAGCACAGCCCAGCAAATGACGCGTGACAGCATGAGCCAGACCGAATCTGCATTGCAGGGATATAACCATTCCCTGCAAAAAAGCGGTTCTCAGCTGAGGCAGTTTCATGAGCAGTATGGCAACAGCGATTCCAGCACACTCTCGGCCTCGACAGGCCTGAGTATTACCGAAGCGGAGAAGGTCAGCCGGATGCAGAACGTGGCGGAAGATTACGCCACCCGCAATCATATCAGCCTGAATCAGGCCTACTCAGAGCTGGAGGATAAATCCCGCAGTCTGGCTGCCAACGCTGGCGTTCGGGGTCAGGCCGGTATCGACAGCAGCAAAGCGCTGTGGGGCAGAGCAGGCCAGTGGATAACCGGCGCATCGGCGAAAGGGGATATCCATAGCGGTATAGAGCTGACCGGAAGAACGGGATCCCATTCGCAGACAACGGAAAGCGGAAGCAAGGGGCAGGACACTTCACAGACACTGTCAGCCCGGGAATCGCTGGATTTCAGCCAGGGTATGGATGTGCTGCGCAACTACAGCCTGACCTTTAACGGCCAGCACGTCGATAATAATGCCGCGGGTCTGATGCACCAGGTTTCATCCGGTATCACAACTTCCGACAGTCAGTATCAGCAGTACACCACCAGCCAGTCCCATACCCACGAGCTGCAACGCATGGCATCTGAAACTGAGACGCTCAGCACGGGGGTGAGAGAGAACTATACCCAGCAATTTGTGGAATGGGTCAGGCAGAAGGATCCCGGTGGTGCTCAGGCCATCCTGACCAACACCGCAGATTCTGGTGTCGCCCGGCAGCGTGAGGAAATGGTACAGGCGTTTGTGCAGGATAAACTTCAGGGCCGCATTGGTGACGATTATACCCGCCATTCCGGGCAGACAGGACAGGGGATGGTTATCCCCGTCAACGCAGCCGAAGCGCGGTCTGGTCAGGCATATGAAGAAGCTGGAGAGCAGATCGATGCGGGTCATGCGCTGCATAACATCCGTACCGATGTGAAGAAAGAGGTTGATGCTCAGCAGACGATAGTGAAAGATAGAGAAACCTATACTAAGGGTGAGCTTCTGGAAGGGGGAAAGATTACGGACGCAGGCAAAGCTGAGCGCCAAAGTGATTATGGAAAAACAGGTAAAAATTACGAGGATAACGAACATCTTTCTCGGTCTTCCCAGAAGAATATGCTTCCTAAGGAATTGAGCGACTGGTTGCATAAGGACGATAAAAAATAA
- the trbB gene encoding type-F conjugative transfer system pilin assembly thiol-disulfide isomerase TrbB, with amino-acid sequence MLTHLLTLLLLLVPSVAEAGTLDDIARLEKKKEEMPPSPPAEPAPVWFRLADGRPVNISHWQIVHFLRSDCVHCHRFNPVLKSVAQQTGLNVFVFSFDGMGDAIFPKVVPVSESVVKDFFAELPRATPTDFLINTRTLVTIPLSQGDISEEALKQRLMETFALAVELGVQ; translated from the coding sequence ATGCTGACTCACCTTCTGACACTGCTGCTGTTACTGGTTCCGTCTGTTGCGGAAGCAGGTACCCTGGATGACATTGCCCGACTGGAAAAGAAGAAAGAGGAGATGCCGCCGTCTCCGCCTGCAGAGCCCGCACCGGTCTGGTTTCGGCTGGCTGATGGTCGCCCGGTGAATATCAGCCACTGGCAGATTGTCCACTTCCTGCGTTCCGACTGTGTTCATTGCCACCGTTTTAACCCGGTACTGAAGTCGGTCGCACAGCAGACCGGGCTGAATGTATTTGTCTTCAGCTTCGACGGGATGGGCGATGCAATATTTCCGAAGGTGGTGCCGGTGAGTGAGAGCGTGGTGAAGGATTTTTTCGCTGAGCTGCCGCGGGCAACCCCGACCGATTTCCTTATCAACACCAGGACGCTGGTCACGATTCCGCTGTCGCAGGGAGATATCTCTGAGGAGGCTCTGAAACAGCGGCTGATGGAGACTTTTGCTCTGGCTGTTGAGTTAGGAGTGCAGTGA